The genomic region TGCTTTCGATTCCCGTGGGCAAGGGCTTGCTCGGCAGGGTCGTCGATGCGCTCGGAAATCCCGTGGATGGCAAGGGCCCGATCGTGTCCAAGGAGACCTATCCCGTGGAAAAAATCGCGCCGGGCATCATTGTGCGCAAATCGGTCTCCCAGCCGCTCTTCACCGGCATCATGGCGATCGACTCCATGATTCCGATCGGCCGCGGTCAGCGCGAGCTGATCATCGGCGATCGCGGAACGGGCAAGACGACCATCGCGATTGATACCATCATCAATCAGGCGAAGATCAACAAGGTCGGCCTCGCGAGCGGCGACAAGAATTTCCGCCCGGTGTATTCGATCTACGTCGCGATCGGGCAGAAGAATTCCAACATCGTGCGCACCATCGGCGCGCTCGAGGCGGCCGGCGCCCTGGAGTTCACGGTCATTGTTGCGGCGCCCGCCGCCGACAATCCCGCCAACCAGTACCTCGCGCCGTACTCGGGCGCAGCGGTGGGCGAGTGGTTCATGGAAAATGGCATGGATGCGCTCATCGTTTATGATGACCTTTCCAAGCACGCCGTCGCCTACCGCCAGATCTCGCTCATTCTGAAGCGCCCCTCCGGCCGCGAAGCCTATCCGGGCGACGTCTTCTATCTCCATTCGCGCCTGCTCGAGCGCGCCGCGCGCCTCGATGGCAAGGGCTCGCTCACGGCGCTGCCGATCATTGAGACGCTTGCCGGCGACGTCTCGGCCTACATTCCGACAAATGTCATTTCGATCACCGACGGCCAGATCTTCCTGGAGACGGATTTGTTCAACCAGGGCATTCGTCCGGCGGTGTCGGTTGGTCTTTCCGTGTCGCGTGTCGGGTCCGCCGCGCAGATCAAGGCGACGAAGCAGGTTGGCGGCAAACTCAAGGGCGAGCTTGCCCAGTTCCGCGAGCTTGCCGCGTTTGCACAGTTCGGCTCGGACCTGGATGCCAAGACCAAGGGCCAGCTCGATCGCGGCGCGCGCATCGTGGAGCTCTTCAAGCAGCCCGCGTTCAATCCGGTGCCCATCGAGCAGCAGGTGGTCACGCTCTGGGCGATGCAGAAGGGGTACTACGATGGCCTGGACATCAAGAAGGTCACG from Opitutaceae bacterium harbors:
- a CDS encoding F0F1 ATP synthase subunit alpha yields the protein MSTVLEQIEQQIARLSSKAVRKNTGVIRTVADGVAKIDGLSDVVYNEMVQFPGGAVGIALNLEQDEVGCVVLGDISRLKEGDEVQTTGRLLSIPVGKGLLGRVVDALGNPVDGKGPIVSKETYPVEKIAPGIIVRKSVSQPLFTGIMAIDSMIPIGRGQRELIIGDRGTGKTTIAIDTIINQAKINKVGLASGDKNFRPVYSIYVAIGQKNSNIVRTIGALEAAGALEFTVIVAAPAADNPANQYLAPYSGAAVGEWFMENGMDALIVYDDLSKHAVAYRQISLILKRPSGREAYPGDVFYLHSRLLERAARLDGKGSLTALPIIETLAGDVSAYIPTNVISITDGQIFLETDLFNQGIRPAVSVGLSVSRVGSAAQIKATKQVGGKLKGELAQFRELAAFAQFGSDLDAKTKGQLDRGARIVELFKQPAFNPVPIEQQVVTLWAMQKGYYDGLDIKKVTAAAVSLREFFSTRKDALLTEIRTKAALDKDLEAKIKTAMDDWKSSYAG